AGAATGGTGTAGGTGTAAGCATTATGAAACTGTTCGTCCTTGGAAACCTCAAGCTGAAGAGATCTAGCTTGGTCCAAACGACCTATGTCACAAAAACCTTTGATTAATGCATTGTAACAATAGGCGTCTGGTACTAAACCCATCCCAATCATCTCATCTAACATCTTTGCAGCTTCACCAACCCTACCCTCTTCGGACAAACCACGTATCATGATAGCATATAAAGTAACATCCGGCACAATTCCCCTCTTAAACATCTTGGTGTACCATACATATGCCTCACTATATCTCTTGGCGTGAATGAAGCTATTTATCAGAGAACAGTAACTCTGCAGATTAAGAGCAAAACCATCTATCCTCAACAAAGACAGCAAAGAAAGCGCTTCATCTGTCCTCCCGTTCTTGCAAAACCCATCAATCAAGACATTATAACAGCGCAAAGTAGGCAAGCAACCATTTTCTTTCATAGTGTTAAACAACCTAAACGCCTCATCAACCTTCTTCCACTGACAAAGGCCATAAATAATAGCCGTATACGTCTTAACATCAGGCAGCACACCCCTCTTGCTCATATCATCGAGCATCTCGAGGGCAGCATTGAAGTTTCCAATCTTACAGAATCCACCAATCAAGAGAGTGTACGTGTGGTCATCTGGCAAAGAATTAGAGCTAAGCATAACATTATAGAGCGAAAAAGCCAACACAAACAAGTCTTTCTTGAGCAcaaccttcaagatagtgttatAGGCGTGAGCATCAGGCTCACAATCGAACTCAGACATTCTATCAAAACACTGAATGGCTTCTTCAGCAAGACCCATATAGGAATAGGTCCTTATGAGGGCTCTAACAGATTCAGAACTTATGAAAATCCCATATTTCTTCAGAAGCTGGAGCGCGTCCCAGTAAAGGGAGCACCACTCCTTAGTGGCGAGAGTGCAACTTACCTCGTTACGGGAATGCTGATCCACAAGGCTCTCGAACTTGAGCGCGACCCACACGCAGAAACGGAGGGGGAGTCGGCGGTTACGATTAGGGAGATCTCGCGTGACGGCGACGGCGACGGCGTCTGCGTCAGCGGAAGAGTGGTGCTGCGATCGGCGAGGGAGGAACCTTGTGAGCAGTCCGGAAGCATTGTGGAAATGGACTCGTTTCCACAACAGCATAGAGGGATCGGGGTGATGATGGTGGCAGCGGGGCGCTATCTTGTGGCGTTTGGGGAAGAGGGCAACAGGTGAGACCTAAAAACAGAGTAAAGAGTAATAAACTTATAAGTTATAACGAATATTAGAGAGGCTTTTTTAAGTCTCTTTTTGGGGGGCCGATAGATGAAAATGTCCAAAAGACTAATTTAATATTACTAACTACTCAAACATGAAGAGATTATTCCTACCAAGTCattataaaaaagattttttttttttgtgccaaTGAAGATAACTAGTTACCTACAAGTGTACAACTACCATAAACTtcataaaagataataaattttagaTAGTAGGTAAgagattttaaattcaaattatattgCTAGTTTAttctaagaaaaataattttacaataaactgctatttttatataatttaacttaaatattaatttttaataaattagacacAAAAATTTAAATACCATCACCATCACGAAAAAAAGTTCACAATATTACTATGTTCGGTGGATATGGCCTCGGATTCCTTACTTTTGTGCCCCTcatttcatatattattatattatatgcaTACATAAACTAATGAATGAGCTAATTAATTCACCTCATGCCTTCATGTATTTTATGTCCATTTTATATATGTGTTTTATGTGCTCGATAAAGTTATACGAGCACACTCTTTGTTGAGAAAAAGGCACTCATAAATAGTTAAATTATCATTAATAATTATTTAGTGTTctgttaatttgtaattattatACAAATGGAAATTTAAAAATggtcactaattttaattactacGTGAATCTAAACCACAcccaagattaaaaaaaaaaaattcatgataGCTTGATGTACAAATGCAATGATAGAATTAtgaattgaataataaaattgaaatagtGTACCTATGAAATAGTGGGGAAGAAAAATTCACATATGAGCTTGAAGAAACTCTGTTTCCCAATTTGGGGAAGTTCCAAACTGACCCTCATAAGATTTAAACTTGGAATAAATTAGCTTcctgaaaaaaagagagagaaagaaactaAGAATAAATTAGAAACTCAACTTATTATCTAATCAATCATAAGAATTCCTTTCGACATTATAACAACACGAAAGCTTTGTCCATTAGGTGAGACTGGCTAGATCATATGAACGGAATAGTGCCCTATCGCAAACTATGCTAATAGTCTAACCATTTAagtctaaataaattttttaacggTTCTTGCATAGTATTTCTTGGTCTCCTTTTACCTTTAGCTACTGAGCTACCCTATATGCACATGATCAAGCCACTCATCACAAGATTCTACCCTCTATACAACAATTTTGTCTCTAAGTCCAAATCTGAGATTCTACCAACTATTTTGACACAAAGTTACAGAAACATCTCTGACTAAAACAGGGGGCAGCTTGCAAGAAGGACCCTAAATTAAGCAACAGATACAAGGCATAAATAAAACCTCATAACTGAGAACAGACATAGTATTCTCTCTCGGGCATTCCAACAAACAGTTGGTGCACAAGACGAACAATCACTTAATAATTTCTCAAATTCAATACAGATAAAGTTGCATTTTCACTAAAAGATGAATTCTCATCATTTATGTTATTTTGACCTGAGATTGAGATTGGACGTTGGAGATGGAAGAGTAGATGTTTCTTCGCTGCTCCAGAACCACCGCGCCGGTCAATACCACTCCCACTGTAGCTCCAAGTAGCCGCTCCTATCCATTCATTCACACACCCCAACAAACAAAAagtgatgatttttttttgtttgaaa
The sequence above is drawn from the Arachis hypogaea cultivar Tifrunner chromosome 4, arahy.Tifrunner.gnm2.J5K5, whole genome shotgun sequence genome and encodes:
- the LOC112794561 gene encoding uncharacterized protein, producing the protein MLLWKRVHFHNASGLLTRFLPRRSQHHSSADADAVAVAVTRDLPNRNRRLPLRFCVWVALKFESLVDQHSRNEVSCTLATKEWCSLYWDALQLLKKYGIFISSESVRALIRTYSYMGLAEEAIQCFDRMSEFDCEPDAHAYNTILKVVLKKDLFVLAFSLYNVMLSSNSLPDDHTYTLLIGGFCKIGNFNAALEMLDDMSKRGVLPDVKTYTAIIYGLCQWKKVDEAFRLFNTMKENGCLPTLRCYNVLIDGFCKNGRTDEALSLLSLLRIDGFALNLQSYCSLINSFIHAKRYSEAYVWYTKMFKRGIVPDVTLYAIMIRGLSEEGRVGEAAKMLDEMIGMGLVPDAYCYNALIKGFCDIGRLDQARSLQLEVSKDEQFHNAYTYTILICGMCRNGMVGEAREIFNQMEKLGCLPSVVTFSALMHGLCKARRIEEAHLLLHEMEIGRSPSLFFRLSQGSDRVFDSVSLQKKVEQMCKAGEVLNAYKLLKQLAGSGVVPNIITYNILINGFCKTGNINAAIKLFKELQLKGISPDSITYGTLVDGLYRANREDDAFKIREHMLKHGCQPGLSNSNAHVSWLNKKGKVSMAFNLYFEYLKSLPRWDNDSINVLENHFIRGNVKEVIRGLLEMDFKCRDFNLAPYTILITGFCMAKKVDEALAIFSVLGEFNININPTSCVYLIDILCEEGKLDDAVNIFLYTLEKSFMLRPRICNKLLKCLLLSIDKKDYAIDLVDRMQSHGYCLNSHQYDKAMSDNPHLLRNPILNLHIYGTKL